Proteins encoded in a region of the uncultured Paludibaculum sp. genome:
- the msrA gene encoding peptide-methionine (S)-S-oxide reductase MsrA, protein MSLDTNTETATLAGGCFWCLEAVYLQMRGVISVTSGYMGGANADPSYEEVCSGTTGHAEVAQLVFDPNISSYRDILEVFFAIHDPTTLNRQGNDVGTQYRSAIFFHSSQQEADARGLIAELTAGKAFEDPIVTEVTPAVQFWPAEGYHQNYLANHPWQPYCTFVVSPKVAKFRKKFATLLKSS, encoded by the coding sequence ATGAGCCTGGACACAAACACCGAAACGGCCACCCTGGCCGGTGGTTGTTTTTGGTGCCTGGAAGCCGTGTATCTCCAGATGCGCGGTGTGATTTCCGTCACCTCGGGCTACATGGGCGGAGCGAATGCCGACCCCAGCTACGAAGAGGTCTGCTCCGGGACGACGGGCCACGCCGAAGTGGCGCAGCTCGTCTTCGACCCGAACATATCGTCATATCGCGATATCCTCGAAGTCTTCTTCGCAATCCACGACCCCACCACTCTCAACCGGCAGGGTAACGACGTCGGCACGCAATACCGCTCGGCCATCTTCTTCCATTCATCGCAGCAGGAGGCCGACGCCCGCGGCCTCATTGCTGAGTTGACCGCCGGCAAGGCCTTCGAAGATCCCATCGTGACCGAGGTGACGCCGGCCGTTCAGTTCTGGCCGGCCGAGGGCTACCACCAGAACTACCTCGCCAATCATCCCTGGCAGCCTTACTGCACGTTTGTCGTCTCGCCGAAGGTGGCTAAGTTCCGCAAGAAGTTCGCGACTCTGTTGAAAAGCTCCTAA
- a CDS encoding glycosyltransferase family 1 protein: MRIGVNALYLIPGGVGGTEIYLRRLLEAMERIPGHEIVVFTNRETGRLGGHTVELPVRAVSRPQRILYEQFKFPAEVRRHGIDVLLNPGFTAPLLCGVPQVTVFHDLQHKRHPEFFRWFDLPFWRFLLWASAHRSRRLVAVSEATRDDLLKYYRLDPDRISVVHHGVEPEFFELAARREDGGYLLCASTTHPHKNHDRLLRAFQRLAKERPGLKLVLTGVKGFVTGEVEGLVRALGLEAFVELKGWVPRAELYELFRRATGFIYPSRFEGFGMPVLEAMAAGVPVACGAIEPLRTLTGGAALLFDPESDEAILDAMRRLVRGEAPTDGPLRAAPFTWQRAAEQTLAAIEDSLRGGSSRRSSSRGTSR; the protein is encoded by the coding sequence GTGCGCATCGGGGTGAATGCTCTGTATCTGATCCCCGGCGGCGTCGGCGGTACGGAGATCTACCTGCGGCGGTTGCTGGAGGCGATGGAGCGGATCCCAGGGCACGAGATCGTGGTGTTCACCAACCGCGAGACAGGTCGGCTGGGTGGCCACACGGTGGAACTGCCGGTGCGGGCCGTGAGCCGGCCGCAGCGCATCCTGTATGAGCAGTTTAAGTTCCCGGCTGAGGTGAGGCGGCATGGCATCGACGTGCTGCTGAACCCCGGCTTCACGGCTCCGCTGCTGTGCGGGGTTCCCCAGGTGACGGTGTTCCATGATCTGCAGCACAAGCGTCATCCGGAGTTCTTCCGCTGGTTCGATCTGCCGTTCTGGCGGTTCCTGCTGTGGGCCTCGGCGCATCGTTCGCGGCGGTTGGTTGCGGTGAGCGAGGCGACTCGTGACGACCTGCTGAAGTACTACAGACTGGATCCGGATCGGATCTCGGTAGTGCACCACGGGGTGGAGCCGGAGTTCTTCGAACTGGCGGCGCGGCGCGAGGACGGTGGGTATCTGCTTTGCGCGTCGACGACGCATCCGCACAAGAACCACGACCGGCTGTTGCGGGCGTTTCAGAGACTGGCGAAGGAACGGCCTGGCTTGAAGCTAGTGCTGACCGGCGTGAAGGGCTTCGTCACCGGAGAGGTGGAGGGACTGGTTCGGGCACTGGGCCTGGAGGCTTTCGTTGAGTTGAAGGGCTGGGTGCCGCGGGCTGAACTATACGAGCTGTTCCGGCGGGCGACCGGGTTCATTTACCCGTCGCGCTTCGAAGGATTCGGCATGCCGGTGCTGGAGGCAATGGCTGCGGGCGTGCCCGTGGCTTGCGGGGCTATTGAACCGCTGAGGACGCTGACGGGCGGGGCCGCGCTGCTGTTCGATCCGGAGAGTGACGAGGCGATTCTGGACGCGATGCGCAGGCTGGTGCGGGGGGAGGCGCCGACGGATGGCCCGCTGCGCGCCGCCCCATTTACGTGGCAACGCGCGGCGGAACAGACGCTGGCGGCTATCGAAGATAGTCTTCGAGGCGGATCTTCTCGTCGGTCTTCGAGTCGCGGTACTTCACGATGA
- a CDS encoding DUF2304 domain-containing protein has product MDLLLNMLAGLGVLLMVIVLRSLRREHIRVEHSVSWLAAAAAMIALSRCGPLLVQLSNFLGLREPAITLLFVILIVFLGVFYRFSRAISELKDMNITLTQRVAILEYKLQRRDEEQQANP; this is encoded by the coding sequence ATGGATCTGCTGTTGAACATGCTGGCTGGTCTCGGAGTGCTGCTGATGGTGATCGTCCTGCGATCGCTGCGGCGCGAGCACATCCGGGTGGAGCATTCGGTGAGCTGGCTGGCGGCGGCGGCGGCGATGATCGCGCTTTCGCGCTGCGGGCCGCTGCTGGTGCAGCTGTCCAATTTCCTGGGTCTGCGGGAACCGGCGATCACGCTGTTGTTTGTGATCCTGATCGTGTTTCTGGGCGTTTTCTACCGCTTCTCCCGCGCCATCTCGGAACTGAAAGACATGAACATCACGCTCACCCAGCGGGTGGCGATTCTCGAATACAAACTGCAGCGACGAGATGAAGAACAGCAAGCGAACCCCTGA
- a CDS encoding DUF1080 domain-containing protein: MKRRTILSLAGVAPAAWSATQVPTPKPKNWRTSPLGYTDTPVLPGQPWKVHDIARPRPSVVTPGPRPGDPPSDAIVLFGGKDLSAWYQMGKGANKGKQVPAKWKVETGFVECVGGTGDLISKEKFGDAQYHIEWSAPTEIDGDSQWRGNSGILVMSRYEIQVLDSWDNPTYADGQAGAIYGQWPPLVNPVRKPGEWNTYDLFWEAPKFEGSRLVKPAFVTLMFNGVMVHHHKEVIGQMAHRTIRPYEPHAAEEPLSIQDHDTKPRFRNIWVRKLKPYDSK, encoded by the coding sequence ATGAAACGTAGAACCATCCTCTCGCTCGCCGGAGTGGCGCCGGCCGCGTGGTCGGCGACCCAGGTACCCACTCCAAAGCCCAAGAACTGGCGCACCTCTCCTTTGGGCTACACCGACACGCCGGTCCTGCCCGGGCAACCCTGGAAGGTCCACGACATCGCCCGTCCACGCCCGTCCGTCGTCACCCCGGGACCTCGGCCCGGTGACCCGCCGTCCGACGCCATTGTGCTCTTCGGTGGCAAGGACCTCTCCGCCTGGTATCAGATGGGGAAGGGTGCCAACAAGGGCAAGCAGGTGCCCGCCAAATGGAAGGTCGAAACCGGTTTCGTCGAATGCGTCGGTGGCACCGGCGACCTGATCTCCAAGGAAAAGTTCGGCGACGCGCAGTATCACATTGAATGGAGCGCGCCCACCGAAATTGACGGCGACTCCCAATGGCGCGGCAACTCCGGCATCCTCGTCATGAGCCGCTACGAGATCCAGGTGCTGGACTCCTGGGACAACCCCACCTACGCCGACGGGCAGGCCGGGGCCATCTACGGCCAGTGGCCGCCGCTCGTGAACCCTGTCCGCAAGCCCGGCGAATGGAACACCTACGATCTCTTCTGGGAAGCACCCAAGTTCGAGGGCAGCCGTCTGGTGAAACCGGCGTTCGTTACGCTGATGTTCAACGGGGTGATGGTCCATCATCATAAGGAAGTGATCGGACAGATGGCCCACCGGACCATCCGGCCCTACGAACCGCATGCGGCCGAAGAGCCGTTGTCCATCCAGGACCACGACACCAAACCGCGATTCCGCAACATCTGGGTCCGCAAATTGAAGCCGTACGACTCGAAGTAG
- a CDS encoding tetratricopeptide repeat protein, whose amino-acid sequence MKNSKRTPENRPSAAPAVKSAQTTGLPWWAPVGAAILALIAYFPALNGPFLFDDLNLPMLSQDGGSNYTAYLRRGVRALTNISLLADKDMWAANTTPYHLENFLLHVANALLVYFILKSLMERAGRAGQGVTVSAGFGAAVFLLHPLHTEAVAYIASRSEVLSVFFSLSALLVFLRRAEAAVSWARAIAVMALLGLGTLSKETAVAMVGVLVLTDWYFSSGFSLAGVARNWRLYVPLLAGGAAVGSFVYRLASREGTVGSALPFTPLDYLFTQFQVVWVYVRLFALPYGQNLDHGFAIVKAPGDALSWLGLVAIVAAVSAAFWWRKQYPLASLGLLTFFVLLTPTSSILPIEDPLVERRVYFASLGLLLIVCEFVSRWTLNTGRRAALGAVAAALALLTMFRSDLYASTQAMWVESVKANPQNYRAQFQLAFSYYEKGECSKSVEYFQAASRLRKPDYRLLVDWALALDCANDVPNAIARLQEATKVENKSNAWSTMGMIYGKRNQPELALDALNHALQLNRGDVMAYVYRGNVYFTTGQPARALEDFEQALRLDGTNPAAQQGRTAAMNALGRK is encoded by the coding sequence ATGAAGAACAGCAAGCGAACCCCTGAGAACCGGCCGAGCGCGGCACCCGCGGTGAAGAGTGCGCAGACAACGGGATTGCCCTGGTGGGCGCCCGTGGGCGCAGCGATATTGGCGCTGATCGCCTACTTTCCCGCTCTGAACGGGCCGTTTCTTTTTGACGATTTGAACCTGCCCATGTTGAGCCAGGACGGGGGCAGCAACTATACGGCGTACCTGCGTCGCGGGGTCCGCGCGCTGACCAACATCAGCCTGCTGGCTGACAAGGACATGTGGGCGGCGAACACCACGCCGTACCATCTGGAGAACTTCCTGCTGCATGTGGCGAATGCGCTGCTGGTGTACTTCATCCTGAAGAGCCTGATGGAACGGGCCGGGCGTGCCGGGCAGGGTGTGACCGTGAGCGCGGGCTTCGGCGCGGCGGTGTTCCTGCTGCATCCACTGCATACCGAAGCTGTGGCCTATATCGCCAGCCGTAGCGAAGTGCTGAGCGTGTTCTTCAGCCTCTCGGCGTTGCTGGTGTTTCTGCGGCGCGCTGAGGCGGCTGTGTCGTGGGCCCGGGCGATTGCGGTGATGGCGCTGCTTGGTTTGGGAACGCTTAGCAAGGAAACGGCCGTGGCCATGGTGGGCGTGTTGGTGTTGACGGACTGGTACTTCTCATCGGGTTTCTCGCTGGCGGGCGTGGCCAGGAACTGGCGGCTGTATGTGCCGTTGCTGGCCGGCGGAGCGGCGGTGGGTTCGTTCGTGTACCGGTTGGCAAGCAGGGAGGGTACGGTCGGGTCGGCGCTTCCGTTCACCCCACTGGACTACCTGTTCACGCAGTTCCAGGTGGTTTGGGTTTACGTGCGATTGTTCGCACTGCCGTACGGCCAGAATCTGGATCATGGCTTTGCGATCGTGAAAGCTCCAGGCGACGCGCTGTCCTGGCTGGGGTTGGTGGCTATCGTGGCAGCGGTTAGCGCGGCTTTCTGGTGGCGCAAGCAGTATCCGCTGGCCTCGTTGGGGCTGCTCACGTTTTTTGTGCTGCTGACGCCGACGTCGTCGATTCTGCCCATCGAGGATCCGCTGGTGGAACGCCGCGTCTACTTCGCGTCCCTTGGGTTGCTGCTGATCGTGTGCGAGTTCGTGTCGCGGTGGACGTTGAACACAGGCAGAAGAGCCGCGCTGGGGGCAGTTGCGGCGGCGTTGGCGCTGTTGACCATGTTCCGGAGCGATCTTTACGCCAGCACGCAGGCGATGTGGGTGGAATCGGTCAAAGCGAATCCACAGAACTACCGGGCGCAGTTCCAACTGGCGTTCTCCTACTACGAAAAGGGCGAGTGCTCGAAGTCCGTGGAGTACTTCCAGGCGGCTTCCCGATTGCGGAAGCCGGACTACCGGCTGCTGGTGGATTGGGCGTTGGCGCTGGATTGCGCGAACGACGTCCCCAACGCCATTGCCCGGTTGCAGGAAGCAACGAAGGTGGAGAACAAGTCGAACGCCTGGTCGACAATGGGCATGATTTACGGGAAGCGCAATCAGCCCGAGTTGGCTCTGGATGCGCTGAATCATGCGCTGCAATTGAACAGGGGCGACGTGATGGCCTACGTGTACAGAGGCAATGTGTACTTCACAACGGGCCAACCGGCGCGCGCGCTGGAGGATTTCGAACAGGCACTGAGGCTGGATGGCACGAATCCGGCGGCGCAACAGGGCAGGACCGCGGCCATGAACGCCCTGGGCAGGAAGTAG
- a CDS encoding glycosyltransferase family 2 protein has protein sequence MSDSRTLLVIPAFNEEGAIGSVVTEVRQTYPNLQILVADDCSRDATVDRALVAGARVLQLPCHLGLGGCVQAAYKLAFEEGYDTVVRIDGDGQHDPSDIGRLLDRLRSTGCEMVIGVRAKESGGLQTHIVRKIGIHFFRLLLRPILGRPVTDPTSGFVAVNERALAVFSASFPLEYPEIETLVVLQRRRFRFEEVPCRMRKRMAGRSSITALKSVYYVIHVLLGVFVNILRFDGRPRKGQG, from the coding sequence GTGAGTGATTCGCGCACACTTCTGGTCATCCCGGCCTTCAACGAAGAGGGTGCGATTGGAAGCGTAGTGACGGAGGTACGCCAGACGTATCCGAACCTCCAGATTCTGGTGGCCGATGACTGTTCTCGGGACGCCACAGTGGACCGGGCGCTGGTGGCCGGTGCGCGTGTGCTGCAATTGCCCTGCCATCTGGGTTTGGGCGGATGTGTCCAGGCGGCCTACAAACTGGCGTTCGAAGAAGGATACGACACGGTGGTCCGCATTGACGGCGACGGGCAGCATGATCCAAGCGACATCGGGCGGCTGCTGGACCGGTTGCGGTCGACGGGCTGCGAGATGGTGATTGGGGTGCGGGCGAAAGAGTCCGGCGGGTTGCAGACTCACATCGTGCGAAAGATCGGGATCCACTTCTTCCGGCTGCTGCTGCGGCCGATTCTGGGACGGCCGGTGACGGATCCGACATCAGGGTTTGTGGCCGTGAATGAGAGGGCACTGGCCGTGTTCAGCGCGAGCTTTCCGCTGGAGTATCCGGAGATTGAGACGCTGGTGGTGCTGCAGCGGCGGCGGTTCCGTTTCGAAGAGGTGCCATGCCGGATGCGGAAGCGGATGGCGGGCCGGAGCTCGATCACGGCGCTAAAATCCGTCTATTACGTGATTCATGTCCTGTTGGGGGTGTTCGTGAACATCCTGCGTTTTGACGGGCGCCCGAGAAAGGGCCAGGGCTAA
- a CDS encoding glycosyltransferase gives MQSVRVTVVVPTLAGDRRLLDCLASLEAQTLPGVEVVVVDNSGCGRIHGLGAARHRFRLIENKANLGFGAAVNQGFRLVPSQYLAVLNDDAVADPQWLEEMVKALDGDPRAGMAAARIRLTGTGRLDSAGMLIAGDGSSKQRGHGTPADGFAEPGEALLPSGCAALYRREMLDEVGLFEEDFFLYCEDTDLGLRGRWAGWTCVYVPTAVVDHAYSQSSGAASARKAWFVERNRLRLAVRCFPLSSLLLAPFHATLRYFWHLVDLFAGSGKAAEFRTGGGSGLQLPWLVLKAHIDVLLHLPSLLRQRAHIAATRRLTSAEFGDLLKRHSISVRAVASL, from the coding sequence TTGCAGTCAGTTCGCGTCACGGTTGTCGTGCCCACTCTGGCGGGAGACCGCCGGCTGCTGGATTGCCTGGCTTCGCTGGAAGCTCAAACGCTGCCAGGAGTTGAGGTGGTGGTGGTGGACAACAGCGGGTGCGGGCGCATACACGGGCTGGGCGCGGCGCGGCACCGGTTCCGGCTGATCGAAAACAAGGCGAACCTGGGCTTTGGCGCGGCGGTGAACCAGGGGTTCCGGCTGGTTCCGTCGCAGTATCTGGCCGTGCTGAATGATGACGCGGTGGCGGATCCGCAATGGCTGGAAGAGATGGTGAAGGCACTGGATGGCGATCCGCGCGCCGGAATGGCCGCGGCCCGTATCCGGCTGACAGGTACCGGGCGGCTGGATTCGGCTGGTATGCTGATCGCCGGCGACGGGAGCTCGAAGCAACGGGGTCACGGGACGCCGGCCGATGGGTTTGCGGAGCCAGGCGAAGCGCTGCTGCCGAGCGGCTGCGCGGCGCTGTATCGTCGTGAGATGCTCGACGAAGTCGGGTTGTTTGAAGAGGACTTCTTTCTGTACTGCGAAGACACGGATTTGGGATTGCGTGGCCGGTGGGCGGGCTGGACCTGCGTCTATGTGCCTACCGCCGTGGTGGACCACGCCTATTCGCAGAGCAGTGGCGCGGCTTCGGCCCGGAAAGCCTGGTTTGTGGAGCGGAATCGTCTGCGGCTGGCTGTACGTTGTTTCCCACTGAGCAGCCTGCTGCTGGCGCCCTTCCATGCCACGCTCCGGTATTTCTGGCACCTGGTCGACTTGTTTGCGGGCAGTGGCAAGGCCGCGGAGTTCCGGACCGGCGGCGGCAGCGGGTTGCAGTTGCCGTGGCTGGTGTTGAAGGCGCACATCGACGTGCTGCTTCACTTGCCTTCCCTGCTGAGGCAAAGGGCGCACATCGCCGCCACGCGACGGTTGACCAGCGCCGAGTTTGGGGATCTGCTGAAGCGCCATTCCATTTCCGTGAGGGCGGTGGCCTCGCTGTGA
- a CDS encoding cellulase family glycosylhydrolase, which produces MRIGVNLSGAEWGENNLPGVPGRDYVFPSQRSLDYWAAQGFSRLRVPFLWERLQPEPSGPLDPAYLEQLHLTVERTAAAGLELAFEPHNFARYRVRGADGFTEWIIDQVDGHGRIPVSRFDLADLWVRFVREFSGHGAVWAYDLINEPHDLGGSDWKQISQCVVDAIRTTGDTKPILVPGDGWSGAEWWKKRNGRRAWIKDPAGNVIYEAHCYFDGNRSGRYEISYDEEAAGDRDLATVGRRRVAPFIEWCRNNGVSGVLGEFGIPHADPRWLPVMDGFLDAVEQAGMDAFYWAAGEWWEDYPIGIQPPDDCAVHRPQLARLRARQA; this is translated from the coding sequence GTGAGGATCGGCGTCAACTTATCGGGAGCCGAGTGGGGAGAAAACAACCTGCCGGGCGTACCGGGGCGGGACTATGTCTTCCCCAGCCAGAGGAGTCTCGACTATTGGGCTGCGCAGGGATTTTCGAGACTCAGGGTGCCTTTTCTTTGGGAACGACTGCAACCAGAACCCAGCGGCCCTCTGGACCCGGCGTATCTCGAACAGCTTCACCTGACAGTGGAACGAACCGCCGCGGCCGGGCTCGAACTGGCCTTTGAGCCGCACAATTTCGCGCGGTACCGGGTGCGTGGCGCGGACGGTTTCACAGAGTGGATCATCGACCAAGTCGATGGGCACGGCCGCATCCCGGTCAGCCGCTTCGATCTGGCGGACCTTTGGGTTCGATTCGTACGCGAGTTCAGTGGGCACGGCGCGGTGTGGGCGTACGACCTGATCAACGAACCGCACGACCTTGGCGGCTCGGACTGGAAGCAGATCTCGCAGTGCGTAGTGGATGCGATCCGGACCACGGGTGACACCAAGCCGATTCTGGTGCCGGGCGATGGCTGGTCGGGCGCGGAGTGGTGGAAGAAACGGAATGGACGCCGGGCATGGATCAAGGATCCGGCTGGCAACGTGATCTACGAGGCCCACTGTTACTTCGATGGCAACCGGAGCGGCCGCTACGAGATCTCGTATGACGAAGAAGCCGCCGGTGACCGCGATCTGGCCACCGTGGGGCGGCGCAGAGTGGCGCCGTTCATCGAGTGGTGCCGCAACAACGGGGTAAGCGGGGTACTGGGCGAGTTTGGGATCCCGCACGCCGACCCTCGATGGCTACCTGTGATGGACGGCTTTCTGGACGCCGTGGAACAGGCCGGGATGGACGCCTTCTACTGGGCTGCCGGCGAGTGGTGGGAAGACTACCCGATTGGGATCCAACCGCCCGACGACTGTGCGGTTCACCGGCCCCAACTGGCGCGGTTGAGGGCCCGACAGGCTTAG
- a CDS encoding cobalamin-independent methionine synthase II family protein, translating to MAIKTTVVGSYPIPHWLPGDTSRTTLRDAILVVLKTQELAGIDVVADGELNRFDPGHPETNGMIDYFVSQMDGIRTRFSLEDIQAFRADAGLLYRTDPAGIVTGPISGGTLNLPRDFEFTRKLTTLPIKFTCTGPHMLTKVLTDRHYKSRPDLCMAIADVLRKQLTTVDADIVQLDEANISGHPEDAEWALPALNHVLEGIAGVRALHICFGNYGGQSVQKGFWKNLLPFLNGLQVDHLVLEFARRGYAEIEHFKDLDPRIGMGLGVVDIKDNGVESPDLIAERIELAAGVLGPERLHYIHPDCGFWMLQRNVADRKMAALVAGRNLYEGRGK from the coding sequence ATGGCTATCAAGACTACTGTCGTGGGCAGCTACCCCATTCCGCACTGGCTGCCCGGCGACACCTCGCGCACCACGCTTCGTGACGCGATTCTCGTTGTGCTGAAAACCCAGGAACTGGCCGGCATCGACGTCGTCGCGGACGGAGAATTGAATCGCTTCGACCCCGGTCACCCCGAGACGAACGGCATGATCGACTACTTCGTCTCCCAGATGGACGGCATCCGGACCCGCTTCTCCCTGGAGGACATCCAGGCCTTCCGGGCCGACGCGGGGCTCCTTTACCGGACCGATCCCGCCGGCATCGTCACCGGCCCCATTAGCGGCGGTACTCTCAACCTGCCCCGCGACTTTGAGTTCACCCGCAAACTCACCACCCTGCCGATCAAGTTCACCTGCACTGGGCCGCACATGCTCACCAAGGTCCTGACGGACCGGCATTACAAGTCCCGGCCCGACCTCTGCATGGCCATCGCCGACGTCCTACGCAAGCAGTTGACCACCGTCGACGCCGATATCGTGCAGCTCGACGAGGCCAATATCAGTGGCCATCCTGAGGACGCCGAATGGGCTCTGCCCGCCCTCAACCACGTCCTGGAAGGCATCGCCGGGGTCCGCGCCCTCCACATCTGCTTCGGCAACTACGGCGGCCAAAGCGTACAGAAGGGCTTCTGGAAGAACCTGTTACCCTTCCTCAACGGCCTCCAGGTCGACCATCTCGTACTCGAGTTCGCCCGCCGCGGCTATGCCGAGATCGAACACTTCAAGGATCTCGATCCCCGCATCGGCATGGGGCTGGGTGTTGTCGACATCAAGGACAACGGCGTCGAATCGCCCGACCTGATTGCCGAAAGAATCGAATTGGCCGCTGGCGTTCTCGGTCCCGAACGCCTCCACTATATCCACCCCGACTGTGGATTCTGGATGCTCCAGCGCAATGTCGCCGACCGTAAGATGGCGGCGTTGGTGGCTGGAAGGAATCTATACGAGGGGAGAGGTAAGTAG
- a CDS encoding 2,3,4,5-tetrahydropyridine-2,6-dicarboxylate N-succinyltransferase has protein sequence MQNGIETLFDNPPASYAPADHGLFARFKDALNEGVIRAAEPDPSTPSGWRVNGWVKKGILIGFRMGAIVDMSIDTARQPWFDKATYPVRKIAVNSGVRIVPGGSSIRDGCYLGRGVTCMPPMYINVGAYVGDGTMVDSHALIGSCAQIGRSCHISAAAQIGGVLEPVGALPVVIEDEVLVGGNTGVYEGTVVKSRAVLGTGVILNRSTPIYDLVKGEVYAATDDEPLVVPEKAVVVSGSRAVTRGKGQEWGISLYTPVIVKYRDSKTDEKIRLEDYLR, from the coding sequence ATGCAAAATGGAATCGAAACGCTGTTCGACAATCCCCCTGCCTCCTATGCCCCCGCCGATCACGGCCTCTTTGCCCGCTTCAAGGACGCCCTCAACGAAGGTGTCATCCGCGCGGCCGAGCCCGACCCCTCCACCCCCAGCGGTTGGCGCGTCAACGGCTGGGTGAAGAAGGGTATTCTCATCGGTTTCCGCATGGGCGCCATCGTCGACATGTCCATCGACACGGCCCGCCAGCCCTGGTTCGACAAGGCGACTTACCCGGTCCGCAAAATCGCCGTGAACAGCGGTGTCCGCATCGTACCGGGCGGCAGTTCCATCCGCGACGGCTGCTATCTGGGCCGCGGAGTCACCTGCATGCCGCCCATGTACATCAACGTCGGTGCGTACGTCGGCGATGGCACCATGGTCGACTCCCACGCCCTTATCGGATCCTGCGCGCAGATCGGACGCAGTTGCCACATCTCGGCGGCCGCTCAGATCGGCGGAGTCCTCGAGCCAGTCGGCGCACTCCCCGTAGTTATTGAGGACGAAGTCCTGGTTGGTGGCAATACCGGAGTCTACGAAGGCACCGTTGTGAAGAGCCGCGCCGTCCTCGGCACCGGAGTCATCCTCAATCGCTCCACGCCCATCTACGACCTGGTGAAAGGCGAAGTCTACGCGGCCACCGATGACGAACCGCTAGTTGTGCCGGAGAAAGCCGTAGTCGTGTCCGGATCCCGCGCTGTCACGCGCGGCAAGGGCCAGGAGTGGGGCATCTCCCTCTACACGCCGGTCATCGTGAAGTACCGCGACTCGAAGACCGACGAGAAGATCCGCCTCGAAGACTATCTTCGATAG
- the dapA gene encoding 4-hydroxy-tetrahydrodipicolinate synthase: MSQFQGCGTALVTPFHSDQSLDEASLRKLVRRQIEAGIHFLVPCGTTGESPTLTHAEHLRVVEITLEEAKGKVPVLAGAGGYNTAEVIALAKELQALGADGLLSVTPYYNKPTQEGLYQHYKAIAASVKLPIVVYSVAGRTGVNVEPATLRRLAEIDNIVGVKEASGNIAQMANICATLPETFDVLSGDDAITIALAGLGGKGIISVASNEIPGVMAGIAQHCLNGDFAAARALQRQWLALMEVNFIESNPIPVKAAMARMGLLEPVWRLPLVPPSAAAMAKIEAVLGDTGLITN; this comes from the coding sequence ATGTCTCAGTTCCAAGGTTGCGGCACCGCGCTGGTGACGCCCTTTCACTCGGATCAAAGCCTGGATGAGGCCTCTCTGCGCAAGTTGGTTCGGCGGCAGATCGAGGCGGGCATCCATTTTCTCGTGCCCTGCGGCACTACCGGCGAAAGCCCCACACTCACTCACGCCGAGCACCTCCGCGTAGTCGAGATCACTCTCGAAGAGGCCAAGGGCAAGGTCCCCGTCCTCGCCGGAGCCGGCGGCTACAACACCGCCGAAGTCATCGCCCTTGCCAAGGAACTCCAGGCCCTCGGCGCCGACGGCCTCCTCTCCGTCACCCCCTACTACAACAAGCCCACGCAGGAAGGTCTCTACCAGCACTACAAGGCCATCGCCGCGTCCGTGAAGCTGCCCATCGTCGTCTACAGTGTCGCCGGCCGCACCGGCGTCAATGTCGAGCCCGCCACCCTGCGCCGCCTGGCGGAAATCGACAATATCGTGGGTGTCAAGGAGGCCAGCGGCAACATCGCCCAGATGGCGAATATCTGCGCCACCCTGCCCGAGACTTTCGACGTCCTCAGCGGCGACGACGCCATCACCATCGCCCTCGCCGGTCTGGGCGGGAAAGGTATCATCTCCGTCGCCTCCAACGAAATCCCCGGAGTCATGGCCGGCATCGCCCAGCACTGCCTCAACGGCGATTTCGCCGCCGCCCGCGCCCTCCAGCGCCAGTGGCTCGCCCTCATGGAAGTCAACTTCATCGAATCGAACCCAATTCCCGTGAAGGCCGCCATGGCGCGCATGGGCCTGCTGGAGCCGGTCTGGCGGCTGCCGCTCGTGCCTCCGTCGGCCGCCGCCATGGCGAAGATCGAAGCCGTCCTAGGCGATACCGGACTAATCACCAACTAG